The Punica granatum isolate Tunisia-2019 chromosome 4, ASM765513v2, whole genome shotgun sequence genome has a window encoding:
- the LOC116202906 gene encoding acyl transferase 4: MALSVVRSAGILIKPSEKTPSVTLDLSAIDRIPVLRCNARTLHVFKHGPGAARVLQAALSKALVPYYPLAGRLTEPVPGQLQVECCTEGVRFVEAMSGCILEEVDYFQDVESIPYDELLPEKYEDPDGREPLIQMQVTQFACGGFVIGLIFCHSICDGLGAAQFLHAVGEFARGHESLTIDPIWHRNFFTSHKIAPDNPPMFPLSQPPPMPNYQLNHANIDVPLDQITRLKLKSHELMGQNCSTFEAVAASFWRSRTQAVRFDPGTQVMLVFFANCRDAVDPPLPKGFYGNCFFPVTIEASSDWIEKASFADVVKLIQQAKSKLPIEFARYMQGECHVDPFAPPLVYTTLFMSEWGRLGFNQVDYGWGPPVHVVPIQGSSIIPVGIVGVLPLPQKGIRLMTWCIEEDHKQGLLNHMGKVLSTPGDLK, encoded by the exons ATGGCTCTTTCCGTAGTACGATCGGCTGGTATCTTGATTAAGCCATCCGAGAAGACTCCTTCCGTCACATTGGACTTATCGGCCATCGATCGGATCCCCGTCCTAAGGTGCAATGCTCGGACCCTTCATGTCTTTAAGCATGGACCTGGAGCTGCCCGAGTACTTCAGGCTGCACTGTCCAAGGCCCTAGTTCCGTACTACCCTCTAGCAGGACGGCTGACAGAGCCGGTGCCTGGTCAGCTCCAGGTCGAGTGTTGCACGGAAGGGGTCAGGTTCGTCGAGGCCATGTCGGGTTGCATCCTTGAGGAGGTTGATTACTTTCAAGACGTTGAGTCCATTCCGTATGATGAGCTTCTTCCCGAGAAGTACGAGGACCCTGACGGGAGAGAGCCTCTCATCCAGATGCAG GTAACACAATTTGCCTGCGGTGGCTTCGTGATAGGCCTAATATTCTGCCACAGCATATGTGATGGTCTGGGAGCGGCCCAATTCCTCCATGCTGTGGGCGAATTTGCAAGGGGCCACGAATCACTCACAATTGACCCAATTTGGCACCGAAACTTCTTCACATCTCACAAAATAGCCCCTGATAATCCTCCAATGTTCCCATTGAGCCAACCACCTCCCATGCCCAATTACCAACTGAACCATGCCAACATAGACGTGCCCCTCGACCAAATCACACGGCTCAAGCTCAAGTCCCATGAACTTATGGGCCAAAACTGCTCGACGTTCGAAGCCGTGGCAGCCAGCTTCTGGAGATCACGAACTCAGGCAGTGAGGTTTGACCCGGGCACTCAGGTCATGCTCGTGTTCTTCGCGAACTGCCGGGACGCCGTGGATCCGCCTCTGCCCAAAGGGTTCTACGGGAACTGTTTCTTCCCGGTCACTATCGAGGCCTCTAGCGATTGGATTGAGAAGGCCTCGTTTGCTGATGTGGTGAAGCTGATACAGCAAGCTAAGTCCAAGCTGCCCATAGAGTTTGCCAGGTACATGCAAGGGGAATGCCACGTTGACCCGTTCGCGCCGCCTCTGGTCTACACGACCCTGTTCATGTCGGAATGGGGACGGTTGGGGTTCAACCAAGTGGACTATGGATGGGGGCCGCCCGTCCATGTCGTCCCCATACAAGGCTCGAGCATCATCCCGGTTGGGATCGTCGGGGTGTTGCCCCTGCCTCAGAAAGGGATCCGCCTTATGACGTGGTGCATCGAGGAGGACCATAAGCAGGGCCTGCTCAATCATATGGGGAAAGTTTTATCGACTCCGGGAGATCTAAAATAG
- the LOC116204969 gene encoding ABC transporter B family member 4-like isoform X1 — MVQGHSGFHIKKSYHQSGLSESGAMAVENGVNGDSSGMREEATTMSQSVEEKMSKGHEKANSVAFHKLFSFADKIDVLLMIIGMVGAIGNGVSLPIMTIFFGELIDSFGRNQNNGEVVYVVSKISLKFVYLAVGSAAAAFLQVASWMVTGERQAARIRGLYLQTILRQDIAFFDKETNTGEVVGRMSGDTVLIQDAMGEKVGKFLQLISTFFGGFVIAFTKGWLLTLVMITSIPLLVIAGGTMSMIISKMTSRGQSAYAKAANVVEQTIGSIRTVASFTGEKKAIALYNRFIVDAYKSGVHEGLAVGLGLGTFMFIMFGSYGLAIWFGAKLILEKGYSGGQVLNVIMAVLTGSMSLGQASPCMSAFAAGRAAAYKMFETIERRPEIDSYSTTGKTLDDIRGDIELREVYFSYPARPEEQIFDGFSLSIPSGTTTALVGQSGSGKSTVISLIERFYDPQAGQVLIDGINPREFQIKWIRSKIGLVSQEPVLFASSIRDNIAYGKECATLEEIQTATELANAAKFIDKLPQGLNTMVGEHGTQLSGGQKQRVAIARAILKNPRILLLDEATSALDAESERIVQEALDRIMVNRTTVIVAHRLSTVKNADMTAVIHRGKMVEKGSHSELLKDPEGAYSQLIRLQEVNKESKDPADTGNMSETTEFNRQSSQRTSMVRSLSRGSSIGSSSSHSLSMSFGLPSGLYVNESAEPNSMVSPDKERPHKVSIRRLANLNKPEIPVLFFGSISAIINGVILPIFGILISSVIKTFYEPPQELRKDSKFWALMFVVLGAASFLAYPARTYLFAVAGCKLIERVRSLCFQKVVHMEVGWFDEPEHSSGAIGARLSADAAMVRALLGDALGQLVQNIASAVAGLVIAFVASWQLAFIVLALIPLVGINGYIQAKFMKGFSADAKMMYEEASQVATDAVGSIRTVASFCAEEKMMQLYRKKCEGPMMTGIRQGLISGLGFGIAFFFLFCVYATSFYAGARLVEAGQTTFDDVFRVFFALTMAAIGITQSSSFTIDSDKAKAASTSIFSIIDRESKIDPSDESGMTLENVKGEIEFRHISFKYPSRPDVQIFRDLTLAIHSGKNVALVGESGSGKSTVIALLQRFYNPDSGHITLDGVDIQKLQLKWLRQQMGLVSQEPVLFNDTIRANIAYGKEGDATESEIIAASELANAHRFISGLQQGYETVVGERGVQLSGGQKQRVAIARAIVKSPKILLLDEATSALDAESEKVVQDALDRVMVNRTTVVVAHRLSTIKNADVIAVVKNGVIVEKGKHDTLINITGGFYASLVALHTSASTA; from the exons ATG GTACAGGGACACAGTGGCTTCCATATAAAGAAGTCGTACCACCAGTCGGGTCTCTCAGAATCGGGCGCTATGGCAGTTGAGAATGGTGTAAACGGCGATTCTTCGGGAATGCGAGAAGAGGCGACTACCATGTCCCAGAGCGTTGAGGAAAAAATGAGCAAAGGACATGAGAAGGCTAACTCGGTTGCCTTCCACAAGCTGTTCTCCTTTGCCGACAAGATTGATGTCCTCCTGATGATCATAGGGATGGTTGGTGCGATCGGGAATGGAGTTTCTCTGCCCATCATGACCATCTTTTTCGGTGAGCTGATTGATTCTTTCGGAAGGAATCAGAACAATGGAGAAGTGGTCTATGTTGTCTCTAAG ATATCCCTCAAGTTTGTGTACTTGGCAGTTGGGTCGGCAGCGGCTGCATTTCTTC AGGTGGCTTCTTGGATGGTCACTGGAGAGAGACAGGCTGCGAGGATTCGGGGCTTGTACTTGCAGACAATTCTGAGACAGGACATTGCCTTCTTTGACAAGGAAACGAACACGGGAGAGGTTGTTGGGAGGATGTCTGGCGACACGGTCCTGATACAGGATGCCATGGGCGAGAAG GTTGGGAAGTTCCTGCAGCTCATATCGACCTTCTTTGGAGGCTTTGTCATAGCATTTACCAAAGGGTGGCTGCTCACCCTGGTGATGATTACATCTATCCCTCTCCTCGTGATAGCTGGTGGGACCATGTCCATGATCATTTCCAAGATGACGTCTCGTGGGCAGTCCGCTTATGCGAAAGCAGCAAATGTTGTCGAGCAAACAATCGGCTCAATCAGAACa GTCGCGTCGTTTACCGGTGAGAAGAAAGCCATAGCACTCTACAACAGGTTTATTGTAGATGCTTACAAGTCGGGAGTTCACGAAGGCTTGGCTGTGGGGTTAGGTCTTGGAACGTTTATGTTTATAATGTTTGGCAGTTATGGTTTGGCAATTTGGTTCGGTGCAAAGTTGATTTTGGAAAAAGGATATTCCGGTGGACAAGTTTTGAACGTGATCATGGCGGTCTTGACCGGTTCAAT GTCACTGGGCCAGGCTTCACCGTGCATGAGTGCGTTTGCTGCAGGCCGAGCTGCAGCATACAAGATGTTTGAGACTATTGAGAGGAGGCCTGAGATTGATTCCTACAGTACAACAGGGAAGACACTGGATGATATTCGAGGGGATATAGAGCTAAGGGAAGTTTACTTCAGCTACCCTGCCAGGCCCGAAGAGCAGATATTCGATGGCTTTTCCCTTTCCATACCGAGTGGGACCACCACTGCACTGGTGGGGCAGAGCGGAAGTGGGAAATCCACCGTGATCAGTCTGATTGAGAGATTTTACGACCCGCAGGCCGGGCAAGTCCTGATAGATGGGATCAATCCTAGGGAGTTCCAGATCAAGTGGATACGGAGCAAGATCGGGTTAGTAAGCCAAGAACCAGTTCTGTTCGCTTCCAGTATTAGAGATAACATTGCATATGGCAAAGAATGTGCAACTCTCGAAGAGATCCAAACTGCCACTGAGCTTGCAAATGCTGCTAAGTTCATTGACAAGCTGCCTCAG GGATTAAATACTATGGTTGGTGAACATGGAACACAGCTCTCGGGTGGGCAGAAGCAGAGAGTTGCCATAGCAAGGGCGATCCTGAAGAATCCAAGAATCTTACTCTTAGATGAAGCCACGAGTGCACTCGATGCAGAGTCTGAGAGGATTGTGCAGGAGGCACTGGACAGGATCATGGTCAACCGCACAACTGTCATCGTTGCTCACCGCCTGAGCACGGTTAAAAATGCGGACATGACTGCTGTTATTCATCGCGGGAAAATGGTTGAGAAAG GTTCACACTCGGAGTTACTCAAAGACCCTGAGGGCGCATACTCTCAGCTAATCCGATTGCAAGAAGTGAACAAAGAATCCAAAGACCCTGCAGACACTGGAAACATGTCGGAGACAACCGAATTCAACAGGCAGTCAAGTCAGAGGACATCCATGGTACGTTCACTCAGTCGAGGATCCTCGATTGGGAGCAGTAGCAGCCACTCCTTGTCCATGTCCTTTGGCCTGCCCAGTGGCCTTTACGTCAATGAGAGCGCCGAACCCAACTCCATGGTCTCACCAGACAAGGAGAGACCCCATAAGGTTTCAATACGCCGTCTTGCTAACCTCAATAAGCCCGAGATCCCAGTACTATTTTTTGGCTCGATCTCTGCAATAATCAATGGTGTGATTCTTCCGATCTTTGGGATCCTCATCTCAAGTGTAATCAAGACCTTCTATGAGCCACCGCAAGAGCTAAGGAAGGACTCCAAGTTCTGGGCCCTTATGTTTGTGGTTCTAGGTGCGGCATCATTTCTGGCTTACCCTGCCAGGACTTATTTGTTCGCAGTCGCGGGGTGTAAGTTAATTGAACGGGTGAGATCCTTGTGTTTCCAGAAAGTGGTCCACATGGAAGTTGGATGGTTCGATGAACCCGAGCACTCAAGTGGGGCCATTGGGGCGAGACTGTCAGCGGATGCGGCGATGGTGCGGGCCCTTTTGGGCGATGCTTTAGGACAGCTTGTTCAGAACATCGCTTCGGCAGTCGCAGGTTTGGTCATTGCCTTTGTCGCTAGCTGGCAGCTAGCATTTATCGTTCTCGCACTGATTCCTCTGGTCGGAATTAATGGATACATTCAAGCGAAGTTCATGAAAGGATTTAGCGCCGATGCAAAG ATGATGTACGAGGAAGCAAGTCAAGTGGCTACTGATGCGGTGGGGAGCATAAGGACGGTCGCTTCCTTCTGTGCAGAAGAGAAGATGATGCAACTTTACCGGAAGAAATGTGAGGGCCCGATGATGACGGGTATCAGGCAAGGGTTGATTAGCGGGCTTGGGTTTGGTattgcctttttctttctgttcTGCGTGTACGCGACGAGTTTCTATGCAGGAGCAAGACTTGTTGAGGCTGGCCAGACGACTTTTGATGATGTTTTCCGG GTCTTCTTTGCTTTAACAATGGCAGCTATAGGGATAACTCAATCGAGCTCCTTCACTATCGATTCGGACAAAGCTAAAGCTGCTTCCACATCGATCTTTTCAATAATAGACCGAGAGTCCAAGATTGACCCGAGCGATGAGTCTGGAATGACACTAGAGAACGTGAAGGGGGAAATCGAATTTCGTCACATAAGCTTTAAGTACCCTTCTCGACCCGACGTTCAAATTTTCCGTGATCTTACCTTGGCCATTCACTCTGGAAAG AATGTTGCCTTGGTCGGTGAGAGCGGGAGCGGGAAATCAACAGTTATCGCATTATTGCAGCGATTTTACAATCCCGATTCTGGTCATATTACCCTCGACGGGGTCGATATTCAGAAGCTGCAGCTGAAGTGGTTGAGGCAGCAGATGGGTCTGGTCAGCCAAGAACCAGTTCTGTTCAACGACACCATTCGAGCAAACATCGCCTACGGCAAAGAGGGAGATGCGACGGAGTCGGAAATCATCGCAGCCTCTGAACTGGCAAATGCCCACAGGTTCATCAGCGGATTGCAACAG GGATATGAAACGGTTGTGGGAGAGCGAGGAGTCCAGCTATCGGGCGGTCAGAAGCAGCGAGTGGCAATCGCACGGGCCATAGTCAAGAGCCCGAAGATTCTACTACTTGACGAGGCCACGAGCGCACTGGATGCCGAGTCGGAAAAGGTGGTTCAGGATGCGCTTGACCGAGTCATGGTAAATAGGACCACGGTTGTGGTGGCACACCGGCTCTCCACAATCAAGAACGCGGACGTGATCGCAGTGGTCAAGAACGGAGTGATCGTCGAGAAGGGAAAACACGACACACTGATAAACATCACGGGCGGATTTTACGCGTCTCTGGTTGCTCTCCACACAAGCGCGTCGACTGCTTGA
- the LOC116204969 gene encoding ABC transporter B family member 4-like isoform X2 encodes MAVENGVNGDSSGMREEATTMSQSVEEKMSKGHEKANSVAFHKLFSFADKIDVLLMIIGMVGAIGNGVSLPIMTIFFGELIDSFGRNQNNGEVVYVVSKISLKFVYLAVGSAAAAFLQVASWMVTGERQAARIRGLYLQTILRQDIAFFDKETNTGEVVGRMSGDTVLIQDAMGEKVGKFLQLISTFFGGFVIAFTKGWLLTLVMITSIPLLVIAGGTMSMIISKMTSRGQSAYAKAANVVEQTIGSIRTVASFTGEKKAIALYNRFIVDAYKSGVHEGLAVGLGLGTFMFIMFGSYGLAIWFGAKLILEKGYSGGQVLNVIMAVLTGSMSLGQASPCMSAFAAGRAAAYKMFETIERRPEIDSYSTTGKTLDDIRGDIELREVYFSYPARPEEQIFDGFSLSIPSGTTTALVGQSGSGKSTVISLIERFYDPQAGQVLIDGINPREFQIKWIRSKIGLVSQEPVLFASSIRDNIAYGKECATLEEIQTATELANAAKFIDKLPQGLNTMVGEHGTQLSGGQKQRVAIARAILKNPRILLLDEATSALDAESERIVQEALDRIMVNRTTVIVAHRLSTVKNADMTAVIHRGKMVEKGSHSELLKDPEGAYSQLIRLQEVNKESKDPADTGNMSETTEFNRQSSQRTSMVRSLSRGSSIGSSSSHSLSMSFGLPSGLYVNESAEPNSMVSPDKERPHKVSIRRLANLNKPEIPVLFFGSISAIINGVILPIFGILISSVIKTFYEPPQELRKDSKFWALMFVVLGAASFLAYPARTYLFAVAGCKLIERVRSLCFQKVVHMEVGWFDEPEHSSGAIGARLSADAAMVRALLGDALGQLVQNIASAVAGLVIAFVASWQLAFIVLALIPLVGINGYIQAKFMKGFSADAKMMYEEASQVATDAVGSIRTVASFCAEEKMMQLYRKKCEGPMMTGIRQGLISGLGFGIAFFFLFCVYATSFYAGARLVEAGQTTFDDVFRVFFALTMAAIGITQSSSFTIDSDKAKAASTSIFSIIDRESKIDPSDESGMTLENVKGEIEFRHISFKYPSRPDVQIFRDLTLAIHSGKNVALVGESGSGKSTVIALLQRFYNPDSGHITLDGVDIQKLQLKWLRQQMGLVSQEPVLFNDTIRANIAYGKEGDATESEIIAASELANAHRFISGLQQGYETVVGERGVQLSGGQKQRVAIARAIVKSPKILLLDEATSALDAESEKVVQDALDRVMVNRTTVVVAHRLSTIKNADVIAVVKNGVIVEKGKHDTLINITGGFYASLVALHTSASTA; translated from the exons ATGGCAGTTGAGAATGGTGTAAACGGCGATTCTTCGGGAATGCGAGAAGAGGCGACTACCATGTCCCAGAGCGTTGAGGAAAAAATGAGCAAAGGACATGAGAAGGCTAACTCGGTTGCCTTCCACAAGCTGTTCTCCTTTGCCGACAAGATTGATGTCCTCCTGATGATCATAGGGATGGTTGGTGCGATCGGGAATGGAGTTTCTCTGCCCATCATGACCATCTTTTTCGGTGAGCTGATTGATTCTTTCGGAAGGAATCAGAACAATGGAGAAGTGGTCTATGTTGTCTCTAAG ATATCCCTCAAGTTTGTGTACTTGGCAGTTGGGTCGGCAGCGGCTGCATTTCTTC AGGTGGCTTCTTGGATGGTCACTGGAGAGAGACAGGCTGCGAGGATTCGGGGCTTGTACTTGCAGACAATTCTGAGACAGGACATTGCCTTCTTTGACAAGGAAACGAACACGGGAGAGGTTGTTGGGAGGATGTCTGGCGACACGGTCCTGATACAGGATGCCATGGGCGAGAAG GTTGGGAAGTTCCTGCAGCTCATATCGACCTTCTTTGGAGGCTTTGTCATAGCATTTACCAAAGGGTGGCTGCTCACCCTGGTGATGATTACATCTATCCCTCTCCTCGTGATAGCTGGTGGGACCATGTCCATGATCATTTCCAAGATGACGTCTCGTGGGCAGTCCGCTTATGCGAAAGCAGCAAATGTTGTCGAGCAAACAATCGGCTCAATCAGAACa GTCGCGTCGTTTACCGGTGAGAAGAAAGCCATAGCACTCTACAACAGGTTTATTGTAGATGCTTACAAGTCGGGAGTTCACGAAGGCTTGGCTGTGGGGTTAGGTCTTGGAACGTTTATGTTTATAATGTTTGGCAGTTATGGTTTGGCAATTTGGTTCGGTGCAAAGTTGATTTTGGAAAAAGGATATTCCGGTGGACAAGTTTTGAACGTGATCATGGCGGTCTTGACCGGTTCAAT GTCACTGGGCCAGGCTTCACCGTGCATGAGTGCGTTTGCTGCAGGCCGAGCTGCAGCATACAAGATGTTTGAGACTATTGAGAGGAGGCCTGAGATTGATTCCTACAGTACAACAGGGAAGACACTGGATGATATTCGAGGGGATATAGAGCTAAGGGAAGTTTACTTCAGCTACCCTGCCAGGCCCGAAGAGCAGATATTCGATGGCTTTTCCCTTTCCATACCGAGTGGGACCACCACTGCACTGGTGGGGCAGAGCGGAAGTGGGAAATCCACCGTGATCAGTCTGATTGAGAGATTTTACGACCCGCAGGCCGGGCAAGTCCTGATAGATGGGATCAATCCTAGGGAGTTCCAGATCAAGTGGATACGGAGCAAGATCGGGTTAGTAAGCCAAGAACCAGTTCTGTTCGCTTCCAGTATTAGAGATAACATTGCATATGGCAAAGAATGTGCAACTCTCGAAGAGATCCAAACTGCCACTGAGCTTGCAAATGCTGCTAAGTTCATTGACAAGCTGCCTCAG GGATTAAATACTATGGTTGGTGAACATGGAACACAGCTCTCGGGTGGGCAGAAGCAGAGAGTTGCCATAGCAAGGGCGATCCTGAAGAATCCAAGAATCTTACTCTTAGATGAAGCCACGAGTGCACTCGATGCAGAGTCTGAGAGGATTGTGCAGGAGGCACTGGACAGGATCATGGTCAACCGCACAACTGTCATCGTTGCTCACCGCCTGAGCACGGTTAAAAATGCGGACATGACTGCTGTTATTCATCGCGGGAAAATGGTTGAGAAAG GTTCACACTCGGAGTTACTCAAAGACCCTGAGGGCGCATACTCTCAGCTAATCCGATTGCAAGAAGTGAACAAAGAATCCAAAGACCCTGCAGACACTGGAAACATGTCGGAGACAACCGAATTCAACAGGCAGTCAAGTCAGAGGACATCCATGGTACGTTCACTCAGTCGAGGATCCTCGATTGGGAGCAGTAGCAGCCACTCCTTGTCCATGTCCTTTGGCCTGCCCAGTGGCCTTTACGTCAATGAGAGCGCCGAACCCAACTCCATGGTCTCACCAGACAAGGAGAGACCCCATAAGGTTTCAATACGCCGTCTTGCTAACCTCAATAAGCCCGAGATCCCAGTACTATTTTTTGGCTCGATCTCTGCAATAATCAATGGTGTGATTCTTCCGATCTTTGGGATCCTCATCTCAAGTGTAATCAAGACCTTCTATGAGCCACCGCAAGAGCTAAGGAAGGACTCCAAGTTCTGGGCCCTTATGTTTGTGGTTCTAGGTGCGGCATCATTTCTGGCTTACCCTGCCAGGACTTATTTGTTCGCAGTCGCGGGGTGTAAGTTAATTGAACGGGTGAGATCCTTGTGTTTCCAGAAAGTGGTCCACATGGAAGTTGGATGGTTCGATGAACCCGAGCACTCAAGTGGGGCCATTGGGGCGAGACTGTCAGCGGATGCGGCGATGGTGCGGGCCCTTTTGGGCGATGCTTTAGGACAGCTTGTTCAGAACATCGCTTCGGCAGTCGCAGGTTTGGTCATTGCCTTTGTCGCTAGCTGGCAGCTAGCATTTATCGTTCTCGCACTGATTCCTCTGGTCGGAATTAATGGATACATTCAAGCGAAGTTCATGAAAGGATTTAGCGCCGATGCAAAG ATGATGTACGAGGAAGCAAGTCAAGTGGCTACTGATGCGGTGGGGAGCATAAGGACGGTCGCTTCCTTCTGTGCAGAAGAGAAGATGATGCAACTTTACCGGAAGAAATGTGAGGGCCCGATGATGACGGGTATCAGGCAAGGGTTGATTAGCGGGCTTGGGTTTGGTattgcctttttctttctgttcTGCGTGTACGCGACGAGTTTCTATGCAGGAGCAAGACTTGTTGAGGCTGGCCAGACGACTTTTGATGATGTTTTCCGG GTCTTCTTTGCTTTAACAATGGCAGCTATAGGGATAACTCAATCGAGCTCCTTCACTATCGATTCGGACAAAGCTAAAGCTGCTTCCACATCGATCTTTTCAATAATAGACCGAGAGTCCAAGATTGACCCGAGCGATGAGTCTGGAATGACACTAGAGAACGTGAAGGGGGAAATCGAATTTCGTCACATAAGCTTTAAGTACCCTTCTCGACCCGACGTTCAAATTTTCCGTGATCTTACCTTGGCCATTCACTCTGGAAAG AATGTTGCCTTGGTCGGTGAGAGCGGGAGCGGGAAATCAACAGTTATCGCATTATTGCAGCGATTTTACAATCCCGATTCTGGTCATATTACCCTCGACGGGGTCGATATTCAGAAGCTGCAGCTGAAGTGGTTGAGGCAGCAGATGGGTCTGGTCAGCCAAGAACCAGTTCTGTTCAACGACACCATTCGAGCAAACATCGCCTACGGCAAAGAGGGAGATGCGACGGAGTCGGAAATCATCGCAGCCTCTGAACTGGCAAATGCCCACAGGTTCATCAGCGGATTGCAACAG GGATATGAAACGGTTGTGGGAGAGCGAGGAGTCCAGCTATCGGGCGGTCAGAAGCAGCGAGTGGCAATCGCACGGGCCATAGTCAAGAGCCCGAAGATTCTACTACTTGACGAGGCCACGAGCGCACTGGATGCCGAGTCGGAAAAGGTGGTTCAGGATGCGCTTGACCGAGTCATGGTAAATAGGACCACGGTTGTGGTGGCACACCGGCTCTCCACAATCAAGAACGCGGACGTGATCGCAGTGGTCAAGAACGGAGTGATCGTCGAGAAGGGAAAACACGACACACTGATAAACATCACGGGCGGATTTTACGCGTCTCTGGTTGCTCTCCACACAAGCGCGTCGACTGCTTGA